One window of the Athene noctua chromosome 5, bAthNoc1.hap1.1, whole genome shotgun sequence genome contains the following:
- the PALMD gene encoding palmdelphin isoform X2, producing MQSEHQRQKRMEEAELLKERFQAITDKRKLQEEITQKRLKVEEEKMKHQHLKKKALREKWLLDGLSSLTPKEQEEMQKQNREDQQRTHELEQDIFRLEKEIEALEKEEMEVSAKEEAILKKLKSVEKTTEDIIKSVKTEKAGIEKEAADYIYASIPDLPKYFRPSALKNTAHSATDDEEKRKALFAMEIKVEKDMKTGENTVLSTIPLPSKEFKETGIKVYDDGRKSVYAVSSNGSTTQNGMDELAPVEVEDLLQQATEKNSQSPTEYHEPVFANKFCRPVTPQKDKSVPGPNLEDTHRKEMNGFSNHQTEFSSKPELFMQEHKENGLDLPKVIQPKSPSPVLSHSEKKVHTNPENRMIYNEERKTAHEDLKPYQNAREGHNEMRFLSPCHVNETSPAPQDEEDVQYSIVQAVPCYVDDSEPVTMIFMGYQRIDDDNAEADQKLSRYDGVIRAELVIIDDDDEDDSKSEKPAYHPIGHYSQVYQPPSRKITEVPQMNPVSSLGVSLNNVPHKNSISLQEQEERLSSPPHHAHLHSQVSGDGTEDPSLTALRMRMAKLGKKVI from the exons AATGGAGGAAGCCGAATTGCTGAAAGAAAGATTCCAGGCCATAACA GacaaaagaaaactgcaagaaGAAATTACACAGAAACGTCTAAaagtggaagaggaaaaaatgaaacaccAACATTTAAAG AAAAAGGCCTTGCGAGAAAAATGGCTGTTGGATGGCCTTAGTTCTCTCACTCcaaaagagcaagaagaaatgcaaaagcaGAATCGGGAGGATCAACAACGGACTCATGAGCTGGAACAAGACATTTTCAG ACTGGAGAAGGAAATTGAGGCTCTGGAAAAAGAGGAAATGGAAGTCTCAGCTAAGGAAGAAGCAATTTTAAAGAAACTTAAGTCTGTTGAGAAAACAACAGAAGACATAATAAAG TCTGTGAAGACTGAAAAAGCAGGAATTGAAAAAG AGGCAGCAGACTACATATACGCCAGCATACCTGATCTTCCCAAGTATTTCAGGccttctgcactgaaaaataCAGCACATTCTGCCACTGatgatgaagaaaagagaaaag CATTGTTTGCCATGGAAATTAAAGTTGAGAAAGACATGAagacaggagaaaacacagtgtTATCAACAATACCTCTTCCCTCAAAGGAGTTTAAAGAGACAGGAATTAAAGTCTATGACGATGGCCGGAAGTCAGTCTACGCAGTGTCTTCAAATGGCAGCACAACACAAAATGGGATGGATGAACTTGCTCCTGTTGAGGTGGAGGACCTGCTACAGCAGGCAACTGAAAAAAATTCCCAGTCTCCCACAGAGTACCACGAACCCGTGTTTGCAAACAAATTTTGCAGGCCGGTTACTCCTCAGAAAGACAAATCAGTCCCTGGCCCAAACCTGGAAGACACTCATAGAAAAGAGATGAATGGATTTAGCAATCATCAGACAGAATTTTCCTCTAAACCAGAGCTCTTTATGCAGGAACATAAAGAGAATGGGCTTGATCTTCCAAAGGTAATACAGCCAAAGTCTCCCTCTCCAGTACTTTCCCATTCAGAGAAGAAAGTGCACACTAATCCTGAGAACAGGATGATatataatgaagaaagaaaaactgcacaTGAGGACTTAAAACCTTACCAAAATGCAAGAGAAGGACATAATGAGATGAGGTTTTTAAGCCCCTGCCATGTTAATGAAACATCCCCTGCACCTCAAGATGAGGAAGATGTTCAATACAGCATTGTCCAAGCTGTACCATGTTACGTGGATGATTCTGAACCAGTAACAATGATTTTCATGGGTTATCAGCGCATTGATGATGACAATGCAGAAGCAGATCAAAAGCTGTCACGATACGATGGGGTTATCCGTGCAGAATTAGTTAtcattgatgatgatgatgaagatgacaGCAAATCTGAGAAACCAGCATATCATCCCATAGGCCACTATAGTCAGGTTTATCAGCCACCaagcagaaaaatcacagaagtcCCACAGATGAACCCTGTGAGCAGTCTAGGCGTTAGCCTGAACAACGTACCCCACAAAAATTCCATCTCCCTTCAAGAACAAGAGGAACGCTTAAGCTCACCACCACACCATGCTCATCTTCACAGCCAGGTATCTGGAGATGGTACTGAAGATCCCTCACTAACAg ctctGAGGATGAGAATGGCAAAGCTGGGGAAAAAGGTGATTTAA
- the PALMD gene encoding palmdelphin isoform X1, which produces MEEAELLKERFQAITDKRKLQEEITQKRLKVEEEKMKHQHLKKKALREKWLLDGLSSLTPKEQEEMQKQNREDQQRTHELEQDIFRLEKEIEALEKEEMEVSAKEEAILKKLKSVEKTTEDIIKSVKTEKAGIEKEAADYIYASIPDLPKYFRPSALKNTAHSATDDEEKRKALFAMEIKVEKDMKTGENTVLSTIPLPSKEFKETGIKVYDDGRKSVYAVSSNGSTTQNGMDELAPVEVEDLLQQATEKNSQSPTEYHEPVFANKFCRPVTPQKDKSVPGPNLEDTHRKEMNGFSNHQTEFSSKPELFMQEHKENGLDLPKVIQPKSPSPVLSHSEKKVHTNPENRMIYNEERKTAHEDLKPYQNAREGHNEMRFLSPCHVNETSPAPQDEEDVQYSIVQAVPCYVDDSEPVTMIFMGYQRIDDDNAEADQKLSRYDGVIRAELVIIDDDDEDDSKSEKPAYHPIGHYSQVYQPPSRKITEVPQMNPVSSLGVSLNNVPHKNSISLQEQEERLSSPPHHAHLHSQVSGDGTEDPSLTALRMRMAKLGKKVI; this is translated from the exons ATGGAGGAAGCCGAATTGCTGAAAGAAAGATTCCAGGCCATAACA GacaaaagaaaactgcaagaaGAAATTACACAGAAACGTCTAAaagtggaagaggaaaaaatgaaacaccAACATTTAAAG AAAAAGGCCTTGCGAGAAAAATGGCTGTTGGATGGCCTTAGTTCTCTCACTCcaaaagagcaagaagaaatgcaaaagcaGAATCGGGAGGATCAACAACGGACTCATGAGCTGGAACAAGACATTTTCAG ACTGGAGAAGGAAATTGAGGCTCTGGAAAAAGAGGAAATGGAAGTCTCAGCTAAGGAAGAAGCAATTTTAAAGAAACTTAAGTCTGTTGAGAAAACAACAGAAGACATAATAAAG TCTGTGAAGACTGAAAAAGCAGGAATTGAAAAAG AGGCAGCAGACTACATATACGCCAGCATACCTGATCTTCCCAAGTATTTCAGGccttctgcactgaaaaataCAGCACATTCTGCCACTGatgatgaagaaaagagaaaag CATTGTTTGCCATGGAAATTAAAGTTGAGAAAGACATGAagacaggagaaaacacagtgtTATCAACAATACCTCTTCCCTCAAAGGAGTTTAAAGAGACAGGAATTAAAGTCTATGACGATGGCCGGAAGTCAGTCTACGCAGTGTCTTCAAATGGCAGCACAACACAAAATGGGATGGATGAACTTGCTCCTGTTGAGGTGGAGGACCTGCTACAGCAGGCAACTGAAAAAAATTCCCAGTCTCCCACAGAGTACCACGAACCCGTGTTTGCAAACAAATTTTGCAGGCCGGTTACTCCTCAGAAAGACAAATCAGTCCCTGGCCCAAACCTGGAAGACACTCATAGAAAAGAGATGAATGGATTTAGCAATCATCAGACAGAATTTTCCTCTAAACCAGAGCTCTTTATGCAGGAACATAAAGAGAATGGGCTTGATCTTCCAAAGGTAATACAGCCAAAGTCTCCCTCTCCAGTACTTTCCCATTCAGAGAAGAAAGTGCACACTAATCCTGAGAACAGGATGATatataatgaagaaagaaaaactgcacaTGAGGACTTAAAACCTTACCAAAATGCAAGAGAAGGACATAATGAGATGAGGTTTTTAAGCCCCTGCCATGTTAATGAAACATCCCCTGCACCTCAAGATGAGGAAGATGTTCAATACAGCATTGTCCAAGCTGTACCATGTTACGTGGATGATTCTGAACCAGTAACAATGATTTTCATGGGTTATCAGCGCATTGATGATGACAATGCAGAAGCAGATCAAAAGCTGTCACGATACGATGGGGTTATCCGTGCAGAATTAGTTAtcattgatgatgatgatgaagatgacaGCAAATCTGAGAAACCAGCATATCATCCCATAGGCCACTATAGTCAGGTTTATCAGCCACCaagcagaaaaatcacagaagtcCCACAGATGAACCCTGTGAGCAGTCTAGGCGTTAGCCTGAACAACGTACCCCACAAAAATTCCATCTCCCTTCAAGAACAAGAGGAACGCTTAAGCTCACCACCACACCATGCTCATCTTCACAGCCAGGTATCTGGAGATGGTACTGAAGATCCCTCACTAACAg ctctGAGGATGAGAATGGCAAAGCTGGGGAAAAAGGTGATTTAA